In one Cyclopterus lumpus isolate fCycLum1 chromosome 22, fCycLum1.pri, whole genome shotgun sequence genomic region, the following are encoded:
- the zfp36l1a gene encoding mRNA decay activator protein ZFP36L1a produces MTAAVVSPFFDFEVMNKNNKLLSYNNNLGPMSVPCTGTNVPISSPAGALLDRKAVGCPSVGGVYQRRHSVSSTKFSQNQFLNSLKAADHCSLISGIGNAGCGSNNKENRMRDRSFSETGERPLNKCLGPASPTGSQVNSSRYKTELCRPFEENGSCKYGDKCQFAHGIHELRSLSRHPKYKTELCRTFHTIGFCPYGPRCHFIHNAEERRGPPQQCSPLNSSNKMDRPRLQHSYSFAGFSSSAGLRDSPTSVTPPPMFFPDEVPDWPSSNPFTYSSQELANLFGPSLNVGPVGTEPNAPAPPSPTSTPYYFRPMLVSPQMFDTPSSQPDSLSDQDGYQSSSGGSLSGSESPTLDTTRRLPIFSRLSISDD; encoded by the exons ATGACCGCAGCCGTGGTGTCGCCTTTCTTCGACTTCGAAGTAATGAACAAG aacaacaaactgctcagctacaacaacaacctgGGCCCCATGTCTGTCCCTTGCACTGGCACCAACGTGCCCATATCCAGCCCCGCCGGAGCCCTGCTGGACAGGAAGGCGGTGGGGTGTCCCTCGGTGGGAGGCGTGTACCAGCGGCGGCACTCTGTCAGCAGCACAAAGTTCAGCCAGAACCAGTTCCTGAACAGCCTGAAGGCGGCGGACCACTGCTCGCTCATCTCGGGGATCGGCAACGCCGGCTGCGGCAGCAACAACAAGGAGAACCGCATGCGAGACCGCTCCTTCTCCGAGACGGGCGAGAGGCCCCTCAACAAGTGCCTGGGCCCCGCCAGCCCCACCGGCAGCCAGGTGAACTCCAGCCGCTACAAGACGGAGCTCTGCAGGCCCTTCGAGGAGAACGGCTCCTGCAAGTACGGCGACAAATGCCAGTTTGCCCACGGGATCCACGAACTACGCAGCCTGAGCCGCCACCCCAAATACAAAACAGAGCTGTGCCGCACCTTCCACACCATCGGCTTCTGCCCGTACGGGCCCCGCTGCCACTTCATCCACAACGCCGAGGAGCGCCGCGGGCCTCCCCAGCAGTGCTCCCCTCTTAACTCCTCCAACAAGATGGACAGGCCTCGCCTGCAGCACAGCTACAGCTTCGCGGGCTTCTCCAGCTCGGCCGGGCTGAGGGACAGCCCCACCTCCGTCACCCCTCCGCCCATGTTCTTCCCCGACGAGGTCCCGGACTGGCCCAGCAGTAACCCCTTCACCTACTCCAGCCAGGAGCTGGCCAACCTGTTTGGGCCCAGCCTCAACGTCGGTCCCGTGGGCACAGAGCCCAACGCCCCCGCGCCCCCGTCTCCGACGAGCACGCCGTACTATTTCAGACCCATGTTGGTGTCCCCCCAGATGTTCGATACTCCATCCAGCCAGCCCGACTCTCTGTCAGACCAAGATGGCTACCAGAGCAGCTCCGGGGGCAGCCTGAGCGGCTCCGAGTCCCCCACGCTGGATACGACCCGCCGCCTCCCCATCTTCAGCCGCCTCTCCATCTCCGATGATTAG